The proteins below are encoded in one region of Paralysiella testudinis:
- the folD gene encoding bifunctional methylenetetrahydrofolate dehydrogenase/methenyltetrahydrofolate cyclohydrolase FolD — protein MTAQIIDGKQISQQRLAVVAKAVTGRQAQGLRAPCLAVVLVGHDPASAVYVRNKKLACEKVGFDSRSYELPESTPEAELLALIDEMNADNSVDGILVQLPLPEHIDSQHVLERIVPHKDVDGFHPYNVGRLAVKMPLMRPCTPKGVMTLLASCGVDVVGKKAVVVGASNIVGRPQALELLLARATVTICHSATQNLAAEVAAADIVVVGVGIPNFVKGEWIKPGAVVIDVGINRLPNGKLCGDVEFDVAKERAAMITPVPGGVGPMTIATLLENTLAAAQMHDQTI, from the coding sequence ATGACAGCCCAAATCATCGACGGTAAACAGATTTCCCAACAACGCCTGGCCGTGGTGGCCAAAGCCGTTACCGGCCGCCAGGCACAAGGCCTGCGCGCACCCTGTTTGGCGGTGGTGCTGGTGGGGCATGATCCGGCCAGCGCAGTGTATGTGCGCAACAAAAAGCTGGCCTGTGAAAAAGTGGGCTTCGATTCACGCTCTTACGAGCTGCCTGAAAGCACGCCCGAAGCCGAGCTGCTGGCACTGATTGACGAAATGAATGCCGACAACAGCGTTGACGGCATTTTGGTGCAACTGCCGCTGCCGGAGCACATCGACAGCCAGCATGTGCTGGAGCGCATTGTGCCGCACAAAGATGTAGACGGCTTCCACCCCTACAATGTGGGGCGTTTGGCGGTAAAAATGCCACTGATGCGCCCGTGCACCCCCAAAGGCGTGATGACCCTGCTCGCCAGCTGCGGCGTGGATGTGGTGGGCAAAAAAGCGGTGGTGGTGGGCGCATCCAATATTGTGGGCCGCCCGCAAGCACTGGAATTATTGTTGGCACGCGCCACCGTAACCATTTGCCACAGCGCCACGCAAAACCTGGCCGCCGAAGTGGCCGCCGCCGATATTGTGGTGGTGGGCGTGGGCATTCCCAACTTTGTGAAAGGCGAATGGATTAAACCGGGCGCCGTGGTGATCGACGTGGGCATCAACCGCCTGCCCAACGGCAAGCTGTGCGGCGATGTGGAATTTGACGTTGCCAAAGAGCGCGCCGCCATGATTACCCCCGTGCCCGGCGGCGTGGGGCCGATGACCATCGCCACCTTATTGGAAAACACCCTCGCCGCCGCCCAAATGCACGACCAAACGATTTAA
- the lpxB gene encoding lipid-A-disaccharide synthase, with product MNKPLTIALCAGEASGDLLGAHLMAAIKARCPQVRFVGIGGPRMLAEGINSLYEQEKLAVRGFAEVIKRLPEIWRIRQGLVRDLTALRPDVFVGIDAPDFNLGVAAKLKAAGIRTVHYVSPSVWAWRRERVAKIVHQVDEVLCLFPMEPPLYEAAGGRAQFVGHPLAQTLPVVADKAAARARLKLADDVPVFALMPGSRVSEIDYMAPLFFQAALLMLRDYPQARFVLPLATAATRTRVQALLATPLYEQLPLQLLSGKADLACTAADAVLVASGTATLEVALCKRPMVISYKISPLTYAYVRRKIKVPYVGLPNVLLGRMAVPELLQHDATPEKLAAAMLAWYRAPAEVAALEQAFTDLHLLLKQDTAALAADAVLRHAQGAAA from the coding sequence ATGAACAAACCCCTCACCATTGCTTTGTGTGCCGGCGAAGCCTCCGGCGATTTGCTGGGCGCGCATTTGATGGCGGCGATTAAGGCGCGTTGCCCGCAGGTGCGCTTTGTGGGCATTGGCGGCCCGCGCATGTTGGCCGAAGGCATCAACAGCTTATACGAGCAAGAAAAACTGGCGGTGCGCGGCTTTGCCGAAGTGATTAAAAGGCTGCCTGAAATTTGGCGCATCCGCCAAGGCTTGGTGCGTGACTTAACCGCGCTGCGCCCGGATGTGTTTGTGGGCATTGATGCACCCGATTTTAATTTGGGCGTGGCCGCCAAGCTCAAAGCCGCCGGTATCCGCACCGTGCATTATGTGAGCCCGTCGGTATGGGCGTGGCGGCGCGAGCGGGTGGCCAAAATTGTGCACCAAGTAGACGAGGTGCTGTGTTTGTTTCCAATGGAGCCGCCCTTGTATGAAGCGGCGGGCGGGCGGGCGCAGTTTGTGGGCCATCCTTTGGCGCAAACCTTGCCGGTGGTGGCCGACAAAGCCGCTGCACGGGCGCGGCTGAAATTGGCCGACGATGTGCCGGTGTTTGCGCTGATGCCGGGCAGCCGCGTGAGTGAAATCGATTATATGGCACCGCTGTTTTTTCAGGCAGCCTTGCTGATGTTGCGCGATTATCCGCAGGCGCGCTTTGTGTTGCCGCTGGCCACTGCGGCCACCCGCACCCGTGTGCAGGCTTTATTGGCCACGCCGCTATATGAACAACTGCCGCTGCAATTGCTGTCGGGTAAGGCCGATTTGGCCTGTACCGCCGCCGATGCGGTGCTGGTGGCCAGCGGCACCGCCACGTTGGAAGTGGCTTTGTGCAAACGGCCGATGGTAATCAGCTATAAAATTTCACCGCTCACCTATGCTTATGTGAGGCGTAAAATCAAGGTGCCGTATGTGGGGCTGCCCAATGTATTGCTGGGGCGCATGGCGGTGCCGGAGCTGCTGCAACACGATGCCACGCCGGAAAAACTGGCCGCCGCCATGCTGGCTTGGTATCGCGCCCCCGCCGAAGTGGCCGCGCTGGAACAGGCGTTTACCGATTTGCATTTGCTGCTGAAGCAAGACACCGCCGCCTTGGCCGCCGATGCGGTGTTGCGCCACGCCCAAGGTGCGGCGGCATGA
- the rnhB gene encoding ribonuclease HII, translated as MTVYAVLPQHAGVDEAGRGPLVGSVFAAAVMLPADYDLPGLTDSKKLSEHRRDTLAVQIRAQALAWSVAAADVAEIARYNILHATLLAMRRAVTGLNRLPEKVWVDGNRTPPDLPMPAEAVVQGDGKIAAISAASILAKTARDAEMYALDAQYPQYGFARHKGYGTAAHLAALQQHGVLPQHRADFAPVRALLAQGRLFEKLD; from the coding sequence ATGACGGTGTATGCGGTGTTGCCGCAACATGCCGGGGTAGACGAAGCCGGGCGCGGCCCCTTGGTGGGTAGCGTGTTTGCGGCGGCGGTGATGCTGCCTGCCGATTATGATTTGCCCGGCTTGACCGATTCTAAAAAACTGAGCGAGCATCGGCGCGACACATTGGCGGTGCAGATTCGGGCGCAAGCCTTGGCTTGGAGCGTGGCGGCGGCGGATGTAGCCGAAATTGCCCGATACAATATTCTGCATGCCACGCTGTTGGCGATGCGCCGCGCGGTGACCGGTTTAAATAGGCTGCCTGAAAAAGTGTGGGTCGACGGCAACCGCACTCCCCCCGATTTGCCCATGCCCGCCGAAGCGGTGGTGCAGGGCGACGGCAAAATCGCCGCCATTTCCGCCGCCTCTATTTTGGCTAAAACCGCACGCGATGCAGAAATGTATGCGCTGGATGCGCAATACCCGCAATACGGCTTTGCCCGCCACAAAGGCTATGGCACGGCGGCGCATTTGGCGGCATTACAACAGCATGGCGTGCTGCCGCAACATCGGGCGGATTTTGCGCCGGTGCGGGCGCTGTTGGCGCAAGGGCGGTTGTTTGAGAAGTTGGATTGA
- the dksA gene encoding RNA polymerase-binding protein DksA, with protein MTKLTEQDILHWSGPEEEYMNEAQQEFFRELLLKLQEELISNASATTGHLQEQDATPDPADRATLEEEYALELRTRDRERKLLNKIQASLRQIDEGEYGFCQDTGEPIGLKRLLARPTATFSVEAQERRERMKKQFAD; from the coding sequence ATGACAAAACTCACAGAACAAGACATCCTCCACTGGAGTGGCCCTGAAGAAGAGTATATGAACGAAGCGCAGCAGGAGTTCTTCCGCGAATTGCTGTTGAAGCTGCAAGAAGAGCTGATCAGCAATGCGTCGGCCACCACCGGCCATTTGCAAGAGCAAGACGCCACGCCCGACCCGGCTGACCGCGCTACTTTGGAAGAAGAGTATGCGCTGGAATTGCGCACCCGCGACCGCGAGCGCAAACTGCTCAACAAAATCCAGGCTTCGCTGCGCCAAATCGACGAAGGCGAATACGGCTTCTGCCAAGATACGGGCGAGCCCATCGGCCTCAAACGCCTGCTCGCCCGCCCCACCGCCACCTTCTCGGTAGAAGCGCAAGAGCGGCGCGAACGGATGAAAAAACAGTTTGCCGACTAA
- a CDS encoding YggT family protein, with the protein MPLLSKVILLLADVLAIVCLARMLLQWGQLHYKQPLAEFCRSSTDWLIKPLRKLAPPLGRWDSACVLAVLLVYYLAYTAAMLLGLPEIQISAKLVAANVLFTVFSALKALAYTLLLGLVLRMMLSFAAPAAPIMPVLQRIFDPLTRPFAFLRIGRMDFSATVLVLALWLWLSHFAPQVMMQLNLWLLR; encoded by the coding sequence ATGCCTCTGTTGAGCAAAGTGATTTTATTGCTGGCCGATGTATTGGCGATTGTGTGCTTGGCGCGCATGTTGTTGCAATGGGGGCAATTGCACTACAAACAGCCCTTGGCCGAATTCTGCCGCAGCAGCACCGACTGGCTGATTAAACCCTTGCGCAAACTGGCGCCGCCCTTAGGCCGTTGGGACAGCGCTTGTGTGCTGGCGGTGCTGTTGGTGTATTACCTTGCCTACACCGCCGCCATGTTGTTGGGGCTGCCTGAAATCCAAATCAGCGCCAAGCTGGTGGCCGCCAATGTGCTGTTTACCGTGTTTTCGGCGCTCAAAGCTTTGGCCTACACCTTATTGCTGGGCTTGGTGTTGCGCATGATGTTGAGCTTTGCCGCACCCGCCGCGCCGATTATGCCGGTGTTGCAGCGTATTTTTGATCCGCTCACACGCCCGTTTGCCTTTTTGCGTATCGGCCGCATGGATTTTTCTGCCACCGTATTGGTGCTGGCCTTATGGTTGTGGCTGAGCCATTTTGCCCCGCAAGTGATGATGCAGCTCAATCTGTGGTTGCTGCGTTAA
- the proC gene encoding pyrroline-5-carboxylate reductase → MTVYFLGGGNMAAAIIAGMVRHGGYAIHVVGRNAAKQQQLAERYGVAISSTLPALNADDVLVLAVKPQDMQAATAGIDTGGALVLSVAAGLTTATLSRWLGGSTRIIRIMPNTPGQVGMGMAGLYAPAHISAADKAFTETLMRTTGQVLWLPEEDDMHRIVGICGSGPAYVFYLLNALQQAAQAQGFDAAEARRLSLATFNGAVALAAAADTDFAQLQQNVTSKGGTTHEAIETFRQHHVAEAIAEGVAACVARSRALGLQFAADTQEVR, encoded by the coding sequence ATGACAGTTTACTTCCTCGGCGGCGGCAATATGGCCGCCGCCATTATTGCCGGTATGGTGCGCCACGGCGGCTATGCCATTCATGTGGTGGGGCGCAATGCCGCCAAACAACAGCAATTGGCCGAGCGCTACGGCGTGGCCATCTCATCCACCCTGCCCGCGCTCAATGCCGATGATGTGTTGGTGCTGGCGGTAAAGCCGCAAGACATGCAGGCGGCCACCGCCGGTATCGACACCGGTGGCGCGTTGGTGCTCAGCGTGGCCGCCGGCTTGACCACCGCCACCTTAAGCCGCTGGCTGGGCGGCAGCACGCGCATTATACGCATCATGCCCAACACCCCCGGCCAAGTGGGCATGGGCATGGCCGGGCTGTATGCGCCCGCACACATCAGCGCTGCCGACAAAGCCTTTACCGAAACGCTGATGCGCACCACCGGCCAAGTGCTGTGGCTGCCTGAAGAAGACGATATGCACCGCATCGTCGGCATTTGCGGCAGCGGCCCCGCTTATGTGTTTTACCTGCTCAATGCCTTGCAACAAGCCGCGCAGGCACAAGGCTTTGATGCCGCCGAAGCCCGCCGTTTAAGCTTGGCCACGTTTAACGGAGCGGTGGCACTGGCCGCCGCAGCCGACACCGATTTTGCCCAGCTGCAGCAAAATGTCACCTCCAAAGGCGGCACCACCCACGAAGCCATCGAAACCTTCAGGCAGCATCATGTGGCCGAAGCCATTGCCGAGGGCGTGGCCGCCTGCGTGGCGCGTTCCCGCGCCTTGGGTTTACAGTTTGCCGCCGATACTCAGGAGGTGCGCTAA
- a CDS encoding YggS family pyridoxal phosphate-dependent enzyme yields MSMLIQQWQSVRQQCANLAAANGHAVTLIAVSKTFPAADIRTLYEAGQRDFGENYIQEWQQKCTELADLDDLAWHIIGQIQANKSRSVAERAHWVHTVDRAKIARRLSEQRPDTMPPLNVCIEINIAAEANKHGIGADELLPLAQYIATLPRLRLRGLMCVAKADSTRAELTQQFTRMQQLLAKLQTAGLAVDTLSMGMSADMDTAIACGATQVRVGSAIFGRRQ; encoded by the coding sequence ATGTCTATGTTAATCCAACAATGGCAATCGGTACGCCAACAATGCGCCAACCTTGCCGCCGCCAACGGCCACGCCGTTACCCTGATTGCGGTGAGCAAAACCTTTCCCGCCGCCGATATCCGCACCTTATATGAAGCCGGGCAGCGCGATTTTGGCGAAAACTACATTCAGGAATGGCAACAGAAATGCACCGAACTGGCCGATTTGGATGATTTGGCTTGGCACATCATCGGCCAAATTCAGGCCAACAAAAGCCGCAGCGTGGCCGAGCGGGCGCATTGGGTGCACACTGTCGATCGCGCCAAAATCGCCCGCCGCTTAAGCGAGCAGCGCCCCGACACCATGCCGCCCTTGAATGTGTGCATCGAAATCAACATTGCCGCCGAGGCCAACAAGCACGGCATTGGGGCGGATGAATTGCTACCGCTGGCGCAATACATCGCCACCCTGCCGCGTCTGCGCCTGCGCGGGCTGATGTGCGTGGCCAAGGCCGACAGCACCCGTGCCGAGCTAACGCAACAATTCACACGCATGCAGCAGCTATTGGCTAAGCTTCAGACCGCCGGATTGGCCGTAGACACCTTATCCATGGGCATGAGCGCCGATATGGACACCGCCATAGCCTGCGGCGCCACCCAAGTGCGGGTGGGCAGTGCCATTTTCGGGCGGCGGCAATAA
- a CDS encoding type IV pilus twitching motility protein PilT, with protein sequence MQITDLLAFAVKNKASDLHLSAGLPPMIRVHGDIRRINLPEMSDEEVGKLITSVMNDNQRKNYQQNLETDFSFDLPNVSRFRVNAFNTERGPAAVFRTIPSKVLTLEELNAPRIFQKIADTPRGLVLVTGPTGSGKSTTLAAMIDYINNTHPAHILTIEDPIEFVHQSKKALVNQRELHEHTHSFANALRSALREDPDVILVGEMRDPETIGLALTAAETGHLVFGTLHTTGAAKTVDRIVDVFPAGEKEMVRSMLSESLRAVISQTLLKTRDGSGRVAAHEILISTPAVRNLIRENKIAQIGSVLQTGQNSGMQTLDQCLQGLVRQNRISLETARSKAQNPDQLS encoded by the coding sequence ATGCAAATTACCGATTTGTTGGCGTTTGCCGTCAAAAATAAAGCTTCCGACTTGCACCTGAGTGCCGGGCTGCCGCCAATGATTCGCGTGCACGGCGACATCCGCCGCATCAACTTGCCGGAAATGAGCGACGAAGAAGTGGGCAAGCTGATTACGTCGGTGATGAACGACAACCAGCGCAAAAACTACCAGCAAAATCTGGAAACCGACTTTTCTTTTGATTTGCCCAATGTATCGCGCTTCCGTGTGAATGCTTTTAATACCGAGCGCGGCCCGGCGGCGGTGTTCCGTACCATTCCCAGCAAGGTGCTTACGCTGGAAGAGTTGAATGCGCCGCGCATTTTTCAAAAAATTGCCGACACCCCGCGCGGCTTGGTGCTGGTGACCGGCCCCACCGGTTCGGGCAAGTCCACCACCTTGGCGGCGATGATCGACTACATCAACAATACCCATCCGGCACACATCCTCACCATTGAAGACCCGATTGAGTTTGTGCATCAAAGTAAAAAAGCCTTGGTAAACCAACGCGAGCTGCACGAACACACCCATAGCTTTGCCAACGCTCTGCGCTCGGCGCTGCGTGAAGACCCGGACGTGATTCTGGTGGGCGAGATGCGCGACCCGGAAACCATCGGCTTGGCGCTCACCGCCGCCGAAACCGGTCACTTGGTGTTCGGCACCTTGCATACCACCGGTGCAGCCAAAACCGTAGACCGGATTGTGGACGTATTCCCAGCCGGGGAAAAAGAAATGGTGCGCTCTATGTTGTCGGAAAGCTTGCGCGCGGTGATTTCGCAAACCCTGCTCAAAACCCGCGACGGTAGCGGCCGGGTGGCGGCACATGAAATCCTGATTTCCACTCCGGCGGTGCGCAACCTGATTCGTGAAAACAAAATCGCCCAAATCGGCTCGGTGCTGCAAACCGGCCAGAATTCGGGCATGCAAACGCTGGATCAATGCCTGCAAGGCTTGGTGCGGCAAAACCGCATCAGCTTGGAAACCGCGCGCAGCAAGGCGCAAAACCCGGATCAATTGTCGTAA
- a CDS encoding PilT/PilU family type 4a pilus ATPase, whose product MNSTLTPEQPHTGTGTLPETPAAHEGLAAPVYPHPLLEKMAVESLRLKASDIFISTGFAPAFKIDGTLTPAPVHPLSREEAAKIVYSTMNAAQQHKFAHELELNYSLQAKNGVRFRVNAYHEQGRIGMVLRRLTTEIATVDDLFLPQALKDLAMKPRGLIILAGATGSGKSTSMAAMIDWRNEHQAGHIVTIEDPIEYIHQPKKSIVTHREVGIDTLSWSNAVQSAMRQAPDVVCVGEVRNEQSLEYAMQLAQTGHLCFFTIHASNANQAVERILNFYPEEQHKQVLMDLALNLVCIIGQRLVVKKGGKGRRAIVDLLINTPAMQDYIFKGELMEMKALMNKAEQDGMQTFDQDLFDLYCEEIIDYDEALRQADSVNDLRLRIKLYEEGRASGHIFDRVGDLNLI is encoded by the coding sequence GTGAATTCAACGCTTACCCCCGAACAGCCGCATACCGGCACCGGCACACTGCCTGAAACCCCTGCCGCGCATGAAGGCTTGGCCGCGCCGGTGTATCCGCATCCCTTGCTGGAAAAAATGGCGGTGGAGTCTTTGCGCTTAAAGGCTTCGGATATCTTTATCAGCACCGGCTTCGCCCCGGCGTTTAAAATCGACGGCACGCTCACCCCGGCGCCGGTGCACCCGCTCAGCCGCGAAGAAGCGGCCAAAATTGTGTATTCCACCATGAATGCGGCACAGCAACACAAATTTGCCCATGAGCTGGAGTTGAACTATTCCTTACAGGCCAAAAACGGCGTGCGTTTCCGTGTCAACGCCTACCATGAGCAAGGCCGCATCGGCATGGTGTTGCGGCGGCTCACCACCGAAATCGCCACTGTCGACGATTTGTTTTTACCGCAAGCGCTGAAAGATTTGGCGATGAAGCCGCGCGGGCTGATTATTCTGGCCGGGGCCACCGGCTCGGGTAAATCCACCTCGATGGCGGCGATGATTGATTGGCGCAACGAACATCAGGCCGGGCATATCGTTACCATTGAAGACCCGATTGAGTACATCCACCAGCCCAAAAAAAGCATTGTTACCCACCGCGAAGTGGGCATCGATACCTTAAGCTGGAGCAACGCGGTGCAAAGTGCCATGCGCCAGGCGCCTGACGTGGTGTGCGTGGGCGAGGTTCGCAACGAGCAAAGCCTCGAATACGCCATGCAATTGGCGCAAACCGGCCATTTGTGCTTTTTTACCATCCATGCCAGCAATGCCAACCAAGCGGTGGAGCGGATTCTGAACTTCTACCCGGAAGAGCAGCACAAACAGGTGTTGATGGATTTGGCGCTCAATCTGGTGTGCATCATCGGCCAGCGCTTGGTCGTGAAAAAAGGCGGCAAAGGCCGCCGCGCCATTGTGGATTTGCTCATCAACACCCCGGCGATGCAAGACTACATCTTCAAGGGTGAATTGATGGAGATGAAGGCGCTGATGAACAAGGCCGAGCAAGACGGCATGCAAACCTTCGACCAAGACCTATTCGACCTTTATTGCGAAGAAATCATCGATTACGATGAAGCCTTGCGCCAGGCCGACTCGGTGAACGACTTGCGCCTGCGCATCAAACTCTACGAAGAAGGCCGAGCCTCCGGCCATATCTTCGACCGTGTGGGCGATTTGAATTTGATTTAA
- the rarD gene encoding EamA family transporter RarD, whose product MAGAPRWHSPTQNWNESQKGLLYALLCYVFWGLFPLYWLPLLGQGVGADQLLAQRIVWSSLLAVGLVCWQRQWPVLAAALRNPRVWRVFVLSSLVLAVNWLTYLWAVTNHHVLDASLGYFMSPLVTIALGRVFLKDRLPWLQWLAVGLATVGVLWLAILGGRMPWVALGLSISWGIYGLLRKNAPLGALPGLTLETLMLLPLALAYLAWAKIHGQLLFGALPWLPMLLIVGSGVVTTLPLLLFAAAARRISLASLGMIQYVSPTLQFIIGLWVFHETFDAVRFIGYVWVWGGVLLFAAASYARHRRSNTASAVVKE is encoded by the coding sequence ATGGCAGGCGCACCGCGTTGGCACAGCCCAACGCAAAATTGGAACGAGTCACAAAAAGGGCTGCTGTATGCGCTGCTCTGCTATGTGTTTTGGGGTCTGTTTCCGCTGTATTGGCTGCCGTTGTTGGGGCAGGGCGTGGGGGCGGATCAGTTGTTGGCGCAGCGCATTGTCTGGTCGTCGTTGTTGGCGGTGGGTTTGGTTTGCTGGCAGCGGCAATGGCCGGTATTGGCCGCGGCCTTGCGCAACCCCCGTGTGTGGCGGGTGTTTGTGCTTTCCTCGCTGGTGTTGGCGGTGAATTGGCTCACTTATTTGTGGGCGGTTACCAACCACCATGTACTGGATGCGAGCTTGGGCTATTTTATGTCGCCCTTAGTTACGATTGCCTTGGGGCGTGTATTTCTGAAAGACCGTTTGCCGTGGCTGCAATGGCTGGCGGTGGGCTTGGCCACGGTGGGTGTGCTGTGGCTGGCGATACTGGGCGGACGCATGCCGTGGGTGGCGCTGGGCTTGAGCATCAGCTGGGGTATTTACGGCCTGCTGCGCAAAAACGCGCCGCTGGGCGCGCTGCCGGGGCTAACGCTGGAAACACTGATGTTGCTGCCCTTGGCCTTGGCCTATCTGGCGTGGGCAAAAATACACGGGCAGCTGCTGTTTGGCGCGTTGCCGTGGCTGCCGATGTTGCTGATTGTGGGTAGCGGCGTGGTTACCACGCTGCCCTTGCTGTTGTTTGCCGCCGCCGCCCGCCGCATCAGCTTGGCCAGCTTGGGCATGATTCAGTATGTGTCGCCCACGCTGCAATTTATTATCGGCCTGTGGGTATTTCACGAAACCTTTGATGCGGTGCGCTTTATCGGCTATGTGTGGGTGTGGGGCGGGGTGTTGTTGTTTGCCGCCGCCAGCTATGCCCGCCACCGCCGCAGTAATACAGCCAGCGCAGTAGTAAAGGAATAG
- the murU gene encoding N-acetylmuramate alpha-1-phosphate uridylyltransferase MurU yields the protein MKAMILAAGRGERMRPLTDHCPKPLLAVGSEPLIGHHLRRLQAAGITEVVINHAWLGAQIEARLGDGADYGVHIRYSPEGAQGLETAGGIATALPLLGEAPFLVVNGDVLTDIDFQAALAQAARLSAAGTLAHLWLVANPPHNPGGDFVLAADGAVSSAGAGIALTFSGIGVYHPQLFADTAPHQAAKLAPLLRTAMQQGQVSGSEHRGLWLDVGTVERLQQANELAADWRY from the coding sequence ATGAAAGCAATGATTTTGGCCGCCGGTCGCGGCGAGCGCATGCGCCCGCTTACCGACCACTGCCCCAAGCCTTTGTTGGCGGTGGGCTCGGAGCCGTTAATCGGCCACCATCTGCGCCGTTTGCAAGCGGCAGGCATCACCGAAGTGGTGATTAACCACGCTTGGCTGGGGGCGCAAATCGAAGCGCGGCTGGGCGATGGTGCCGATTACGGCGTGCATATCCGCTACTCGCCCGAAGGCGCGCAAGGGCTGGAAACCGCCGGCGGCATTGCCACCGCCTTGCCGCTGTTGGGCGAGGCGCCGTTTTTGGTGGTAAACGGCGATGTGCTTACCGATATCGACTTTCAGGCAGCCTTGGCACAGGCGGCGCGGTTGTCGGCCGCCGGCACTTTGGCGCATCTGTGGCTGGTGGCCAATCCGCCGCACAATCCGGGCGGCGACTTTGTGCTGGCCGCCGATGGCGCTGTAAGCAGTGCGGGCGCAGGCATTGCGCTCACCTTTAGCGGCATCGGTGTTTATCACCCACAATTGTTTGCCGACACCGCGCCGCACCAAGCCGCCAAACTTGCGCCTTTATTGCGCACCGCCATGCAGCAAGGGCAGGTAAGCGGTAGCGAGCATCGCGGCTTGTGGCTGGATGTGGGCACGGTTGAACGCTTGCAACAGGCGAATGAGTTGGCGGCAGATTGGCGTTATTAA
- a CDS encoding crotonase/enoyl-CoA hydratase family protein has product MALVEIERQAGIATVWLNQPQKKNAVGFAAMRELVAAAKTLRADQSVRAVVLAGRGQTFCAGIDLADLNDPANRKTAMWELIKPGRSLFQHAALVWQDLPLPVLCAIEGHCLGAGVQLALGADIRLATPSSQWAILEARWGIVPDMGISRTAQGVLRQDVLRELTYSGRVFSGEAAAEYGLVTHLSDNPLAAAYALAAELTERSPDAHVAAKRVLQTMQTKPLKTLRMEKIWQIKLLLGKNQRRAVKKDRDPQTEFLPRQFD; this is encoded by the coding sequence ATGGCTTTAGTAGAAATAGAACGGCAAGCAGGCATTGCCACCGTATGGCTGAACCAGCCGCAAAAGAAAAACGCCGTCGGCTTTGCTGCCATGCGCGAACTGGTGGCGGCGGCCAAAACGTTGCGGGCAGACCAAAGCGTGCGTGCGGTGGTGTTGGCCGGGCGCGGGCAAACTTTTTGTGCCGGTATTGATTTGGCCGATCTAAACGATCCGGCCAACCGCAAAACCGCCATGTGGGAGCTGATTAAGCCCGGGCGCAGCCTGTTTCAGCATGCCGCGCTGGTGTGGCAGGATTTGCCGCTGCCGGTATTGTGTGCGATAGAAGGGCATTGCTTGGGCGCTGGTGTGCAACTGGCGCTGGGTGCCGATATCCGCTTGGCCACGCCAAGCAGCCAATGGGCGATTTTGGAGGCGCGTTGGGGCATTGTGCCGGACATGGGCATCAGCCGCACCGCCCAAGGCGTGTTGCGCCAAGATGTGCTGCGCGAGCTGACCTACAGCGGGCGCGTATTCAGCGGCGAAGCGGCGGCGGAATATGGGCTGGTGACGCATTTGAGCGACAATCCTTTGGCGGCGGCTTATGCCTTGGCCGCCGAGCTGACCGAGCGCTCGCCCGATGCCCATGTGGCGGCGAAGCGGGTATTGCAAACCATGCAAACCAAGCCATTAAAAACGCTGCGCATGGAAAAAATCTGGCAAATCAAATTATTGCTTGGCAAAAACCAGCGCCGCGCGGTTAAAAAAGACCGCGACCCGCAAACCGAATTTTTACCGCGTCAGTTTGATTGA